In a genomic window of Amycolatopsis japonica:
- the rpsK gene encoding 30S ribosomal protein S11 yields MPPKSRTAAGAKKVRRKEKKNVAHGHAHIKSTFNNTIVSITDPTGAVIAWASSGHVGFKGSRKSTPFAAQMAAENAARKAAEHGMKKVDVFVKGPGSGRETAIRSLQAAGLEVGTIQDVTPQPHNGCRPPKRRRV; encoded by the coding sequence ATGCCACCGAAGTCTCGTACTGCGGCGGGGGCCAAGAAGGTCCGCCGTAAGGAAAAGAAGAATGTCGCGCACGGTCACGCGCACATCAAGAGCACCTTCAACAACACCATCGTCTCGATCACGGACCCGACCGGTGCCGTGATCGCGTGGGCGTCGAGTGGTCACGTGGGCTTCAAGGGCTCGCGTAAGTCCACCCCGTTCGCCGCGCAGATGGCCGCCGAGAACGCCGCCCGCAAGGCTGCCGAGCACGGCATGAAGAAGGTCGACGTCTTCGTGAAGGGCCCGGGTTCGGGTCGCGAGACGGCGATCCGCTCGCTGCAGGCGGCCGGCCTCGAGGTCGGCACCATCCAGGACGTGACCCCGCAGCCTCACAACGGCTGCCGCCCGCCCAAGCGGCGCCGGGTCTGA
- the rpmJ gene encoding 50S ribosomal protein L36: MKVQPSVKKICDKCKVIRRHGRIMVICENLRHKQRQG, from the coding sequence GTGAAGGTCCAGCCGAGCGTCAAGAAGATCTGCGACAAGTGCAAGGTGATCCGCCGTCACGGCCGGATCATGGTGATCTGCGAGAACCTGCGGCACAAGCAGCGGCAGGGCTGA
- the rpsM gene encoding 30S ribosomal protein S13: protein MARLAGVDLPREKRLEIALTYIYGIGRTRSKQLIAAAELNADTRVKDLSDDDLAKLRVYIEENFKVEGDLRREVNADIRRKIEIGCYEGLRWRRGLPVRGQRTKTNARTRKGPKKTVAGKKKAGKK, encoded by the coding sequence ATGGCACGACTCGCTGGCGTAGACCTCCCCCGCGAAAAGCGGTTGGAGATCGCGCTGACCTACATCTACGGCATCGGCCGTACCCGCTCGAAGCAGCTCATCGCGGCTGCCGAGCTCAACGCGGACACTCGCGTCAAGGATCTGAGCGATGACGACCTCGCCAAGCTGCGGGTCTACATCGAGGAGAACTTCAAGGTCGAGGGTGACCTTCGCCGTGAGGTGAACGCCGACATCCGTCGGAAGATCGAGATCGGGTGCTACGAGGGCCTTCGCTGGCGTCGCGGACTTCCCGTCCGTGGTCAGCGCACCAAGACGAACGCCCGCACCCGTAAGGGTCCGAAGAAGACGGTCGCCGGCAAGAAGAAGGCTGGCAAGAAGTGA
- the infA gene encoding translation initiation factor IF-1 codes for MGKKDGAIEVEGRVVEPLPNAMFRVELENGHKVLAHISGKMRQHYIRILPEDRVVVELSPYDLSRGRIVYRYK; via the coding sequence ATGGGCAAGAAAGACGGGGCCATCGAGGTCGAAGGCCGCGTAGTCGAGCCGCTCCCCAACGCGATGTTCCGCGTCGAGTTGGAGAACGGCCACAAGGTCCTTGCACACATCAGCGGCAAGATGCGGCAGCACTACATCCGCATCCTGCCCGAGGACAGGGTTGTCGTGGAGCTCTCGCCCTACGACTTGTCTCGTGGTCGCATCGTCTACCGCTACAAGTGA